Proteins encoded by one window of Chondromyces crocatus:
- a CDS encoding DUF4340 domain-containing protein — translation MKVDRGFFVHLGLLVVAAVCAIGVWTRDKKATALSQADVTVWQGRADDVSRVVFEGKKKKVVLEAKQDKAGRYFLGTSEREAAAPKPHPEGEEDGHDHAHDHEPQPAKSTTFLSVGAGTKLAELLSPLKALRAIGKIGEERAAEFGLDAPEGTLTVTLKGAERKLEFGAATPGGADRYVRDPATGEVYAVKGDIFRDVDQAESRLMERDLHEWRDVDVSRAKVTAGDKSRELSRSSGADGKKFWADPASEGQADETAGNWMTKLDRLRPTEYVVSAPEGGTTVVRVDYTGAAGELGYVELQKGPAAEGGKPEYYLVTERLRLPGKVPATVAEQVEQDLGAVVK, via the coding sequence ATGAAGGTGGATCGCGGTTTCTTCGTGCACCTCGGGCTGCTCGTCGTGGCGGCGGTGTGCGCGATCGGGGTGTGGACGCGCGACAAGAAGGCGACTGCCCTGTCCCAGGCCGACGTGACGGTGTGGCAAGGGCGGGCAGACGACGTGTCGCGCGTGGTCTTCGAGGGGAAGAAGAAGAAGGTCGTCCTGGAAGCGAAGCAGGACAAGGCCGGGCGCTACTTCCTCGGGACGAGCGAGCGGGAGGCGGCTGCACCGAAGCCGCACCCCGAGGGCGAGGAAGACGGTCACGATCACGCGCACGATCACGAGCCGCAGCCGGCCAAGTCCACGACGTTCCTGTCGGTGGGCGCCGGGACGAAGCTCGCGGAGCTGCTCTCGCCGCTCAAGGCGCTGCGGGCGATCGGGAAGATCGGCGAGGAGCGCGCGGCGGAGTTCGGGCTGGACGCGCCCGAAGGGACGCTGACGGTGACCTTGAAGGGCGCCGAGCGGAAGCTGGAGTTCGGTGCGGCGACGCCCGGTGGCGCCGACCGGTACGTGCGGGATCCGGCGACGGGTGAGGTGTACGCGGTCAAGGGCGACATCTTCCGGGACGTGGATCAGGCGGAGTCGCGGCTGATGGAGCGCGATCTGCACGAGTGGCGTGACGTCGACGTGTCGCGGGCCAAGGTGACGGCCGGGGACAAGTCGCGCGAGCTGTCGCGCAGCAGCGGGGCGGACGGGAAGAAGTTCTGGGCCGATCCCGCGAGCGAGGGGCAAGCCGACGAGACGGCCGGGAACTGGATGACGAAGCTCGATCGGCTCCGCCCGACCGAGTACGTGGTCAGCGCGCCCGAGGGCGGCACGACGGTGGTGCGGGTGGACTACACCGGCGCCGCTGGCGAGCTGGGGTATGTGGAGCTGCAGAAGGGGCCGGCAGCCGAGGGCGGGAAGCCCGAGTACTACCTGGTCACCGAGCGGCTCCGCCTTCCCGGGAAGGTGCCCGCGACCGTGGCAGAGCAGGTCGAGCAGGACCTCGGCGCGGTCGTGAAGTAA
- a CDS encoding ABC transporter ATP-binding protein, protein MIEIRDLYKYYGDRRAVGPLSFTIEAGEIVGLLGLNGAGKTTTLRILACDLLPSSGTVLVDGLDVVDHPHEVRSRIGYLPDRPPLYDEMTVRAFLSFAARLRGMEASAAERRVPEVLEMTELSRVADDPITSLSHGYKQRVGIAQAIIHKPRLLVLDEPISGLDPVQIVEMRSLLRNLKGEHTILLSSHILSEISETCDRILVIRDGAIGAQGTPDELSTKLLEGVRFEITVIGEASGGGSAAEILRSIEGVLAVESTSSNEPGDAQAFRIEASKDVRASLVSTLVGKGLGVLELRRSERELETVFLRLSSGEGGAEGGGASPLKKKKAAGAKAVVASKDEGEST, encoded by the coding sequence GTGATCGAGATCCGCGATCTCTACAAATACTACGGCGACCGCCGGGCTGTCGGGCCCCTCTCGTTCACGATCGAGGCCGGCGAGATCGTCGGTCTCCTGGGGCTCAACGGCGCCGGCAAGACCACCACCCTTCGTATCCTGGCCTGTGACCTCCTGCCCTCGTCGGGCACGGTGCTGGTCGATGGGCTCGATGTCGTCGACCACCCCCACGAGGTGCGGTCGCGCATCGGGTACCTGCCCGATCGGCCGCCGCTCTACGACGAGATGACGGTGCGGGCCTTCCTCTCCTTCGCCGCGCGGCTGCGCGGGATGGAGGCCTCGGCCGCCGAGCGGCGGGTGCCCGAGGTGCTCGAGATGACGGAGCTGTCGCGCGTGGCCGACGATCCGATCACCTCGCTCTCGCACGGGTACAAGCAGCGCGTGGGCATCGCGCAGGCGATCATCCACAAGCCGCGGCTGCTCGTGCTGGACGAGCCGATCAGCGGTCTCGATCCGGTGCAGATCGTGGAGATGAGGAGCCTGCTCCGGAACCTGAAGGGGGAGCACACGATCCTCCTGTCGAGCCACATCCTCTCGGAGATCAGCGAGACGTGCGACCGGATCCTGGTGATCCGCGACGGCGCGATCGGGGCGCAAGGGACGCCGGACGAGCTGTCGACGAAGCTCCTGGAGGGCGTGCGCTTCGAGATCACGGTGATCGGGGAGGCGAGTGGCGGGGGCTCGGCGGCGGAGATCCTTCGGTCGATCGAGGGGGTGCTGGCCGTGGAGAGCACGTCGTCGAACGAGCCGGGTGACGCGCAGGCGTTCCGGATCGAGGCGAGCAAGGACGTGCGTGCGAGCCTGGTGTCGACGCTGGTCGGCAAGGGGCTCGGGGTCCTGGAGCTGCGCCGGAGCGAGCGGGAGCTGGAGACGGTGTTCCTGCGGCTGTCGTCCGGAGAGGGCGGCGCCGAAGGGGGCGGGGCGAGCCCGCTGAAAAAGAAGAAGGCTGCCGGGGCGAAGGCCGTGGTCGCCAGCAAGGACGAGGGAGAGTCGACATGA
- a CDS encoding site-specific tyrosine recombinase: MDLSGWVDVYLDHLRVERALAPLTLDAYGHDLARFIAHAEAHDVTTAEKLDATLVGTYLVAAGKEGLGARSAARHLSAVRGLTRFLVRERVLDADPCALVERPKVGRRLPRVLGVDDILLLLEAPDAVSFRGLRDRAMLQVMYATGMRVTEVVRLKLGDVDRRKGLVMAHGKGDKRRLVPLGEPALAALDSYLAERAAHPRAASTSALFLSPRGGPLTRQAIWKLLTGYARAVGIDKPSSPHKLRHSFATHLLEGGADIRTVQTLLGHADVSTTEVYTHLADDHVRAAYRRAHPRA, from the coding sequence GTGGATCTTTCTGGCTGGGTCGACGTTTACCTGGACCACCTCCGTGTCGAGCGCGCCCTCGCGCCCTTGACCCTCGATGCGTACGGCCACGACCTCGCCCGCTTCATCGCGCATGCCGAAGCGCACGACGTCACCACGGCCGAGAAGCTCGACGCCACCCTCGTCGGCACCTACCTCGTCGCCGCTGGAAAGGAAGGCCTCGGCGCTCGCTCGGCGGCGCGGCACCTCTCCGCCGTCCGCGGCTTGACCCGCTTCCTCGTCCGCGAGCGCGTCCTCGACGCCGACCCCTGCGCCCTGGTCGAGCGCCCCAAGGTCGGGCGCCGCCTCCCGCGCGTCCTCGGCGTCGACGACATCCTCCTCCTCCTCGAAGCCCCGGACGCCGTGAGCTTCCGCGGCCTGCGCGACCGCGCCATGCTCCAGGTCATGTACGCGACGGGCATGCGCGTCACCGAGGTCGTCCGCCTCAAGCTCGGCGACGTCGACCGGCGCAAAGGCCTCGTCATGGCCCACGGCAAAGGCGACAAGCGCCGCCTCGTCCCCCTCGGAGAACCTGCGCTCGCCGCGCTGGACAGCTACCTCGCCGAGCGCGCCGCCCACCCACGCGCCGCATCCACCTCGGCCCTCTTCCTCTCCCCGCGCGGCGGCCCGCTCACCCGCCAGGCCATCTGGAAGCTGCTCACCGGCTACGCGCGCGCCGTCGGCATCGACAAGCCGAGTTCTCCGCACAAACTCCGGCACTCCTTCGCCACCCACCTCCTCGAAGGTGGCGCCGACATCCGCACCGTCCAGACCCTCCTCGGCCACGCCGACGTCTCCACGACCGAGGTGTACACCCACCTCGCCGACGATCACGTCCGCGCCGCCTACCGCCGCGCCCACCCGCGCGCGTAG
- a CDS encoding DUF72 domain-containing protein, with the protein MVEIRPVDTSVPRPPTLRRWRKAASPTFVFSVILPRIVGSLETGEAVDTALADTLQVASTLEARCIVLQTPPDVRPTAANRKKIAALFARIPPEGVVRCWEASGVWEQDDVIATARAAGVLPVFDAARDDLPSGPIVYTRLRALGKSASLSETSLQRVADALRGRRESFVIVEGRGGVRTRQALLTATARSRAEPGDAATVRPVIMPMPLKAEDEEQ; encoded by the coding sequence ATGGTCGAGATCCGCCCCGTGGACACCTCCGTCCCGCGTCCACCGACGCTGCGTCGATGGAGGAAGGCTGCTTCACCCACCTTCGTGTTCAGCGTGATCTTGCCTCGCATCGTCGGCAGCCTCGAGACAGGCGAAGCCGTCGACACCGCGCTCGCCGACACGCTCCAGGTGGCATCGACCCTCGAAGCACGCTGCATCGTGCTCCAGACCCCGCCGGACGTCCGCCCCACCGCCGCCAACCGCAAGAAGATCGCCGCGCTCTTCGCGCGCATCCCCCCCGAGGGCGTGGTCCGCTGCTGGGAAGCTTCGGGCGTGTGGGAGCAGGACGACGTCATCGCCACGGCCCGCGCGGCGGGCGTTCTCCCCGTGTTCGACGCAGCCCGTGACGATCTGCCCTCTGGCCCCATCGTGTACACCCGCCTCCGCGCCCTCGGCAAATCGGCCTCCCTCAGCGAGACCTCGCTCCAGCGTGTCGCCGACGCCCTTCGTGGGCGCCGCGAGTCCTTCGTCATCGTCGAAGGCCGAGGTGGCGTCCGCACCCGTCAGGCGTTGCTCACTGCCACGGCGCGCTCCCGCGCCGAGCCGGGCGATGCGGCCACCGTGCGCCCCGTGATCATGCCGATGCCGCTCAAGGCCGAGGACGAAGAGCAGTGA
- a CDS encoding MFS transporter, translated as MEKRDGDAVPVPGALDAHHEGAPQDPEPTLDRRGRAAVFVVFFVNGALIAHWFSRIPAVKAKLQATDGAFGLALLATAFGALISMPLVGVWTARLGSRVLTVASAIGLCLCNAALPFAPSLPLLAVALLLWGASNGALDVSMNGQAVTVEKTYRRSIMSSFHAAFSLGGMAGALLGGRIAAADVGPSPHLVGVSLVSLLLFLAAAPGLVHGAGKARAAGPAFSFPARWLLSLGVIGLCSMLGEGAVADWSAVYLREVLGTSEGYAAMGYAAFSSTMAVGRLAGDRLTERLGAGTLVRAGGWLSAVGLCVALISGTPAMGVVGFACVGAGLSIVAPLVFGAAGRNARNSGQAIAAVTTTSYLGFFLGPPLIGLLSDALTVRGGLGVVVVTSVLIAVLASVRSTRLNGTSSPEGEEGRHDDPLEEPT; from the coding sequence ATGGAGAAGCGCGACGGCGACGCCGTTCCTGTCCCCGGCGCGCTCGATGCGCACCACGAAGGGGCCCCGCAGGACCCAGAGCCCACGCTGGATCGCCGCGGACGTGCCGCCGTGTTCGTCGTCTTCTTCGTCAACGGCGCCCTCATCGCCCACTGGTTCTCCCGCATCCCCGCCGTGAAGGCGAAACTCCAGGCCACCGACGGCGCGTTCGGCCTCGCCCTCCTCGCCACCGCCTTCGGCGCCCTCATCTCCATGCCCCTCGTCGGCGTGTGGACTGCGCGCCTCGGCAGCCGCGTCCTCACCGTGGCCAGCGCCATCGGCCTCTGCCTCTGCAACGCCGCGCTGCCCTTCGCCCCCAGCCTCCCGCTGCTCGCCGTCGCGCTCCTCCTCTGGGGCGCGAGCAACGGCGCCCTCGACGTCTCGATGAACGGCCAGGCGGTGACCGTCGAGAAGACCTACCGCCGCTCCATCATGTCCTCGTTCCACGCGGCCTTCAGCCTCGGAGGCATGGCCGGCGCCTTGCTCGGAGGCCGCATCGCCGCGGCCGACGTGGGCCCATCGCCTCATCTCGTCGGCGTCAGCCTCGTGAGCTTGCTCCTCTTCCTCGCGGCTGCACCTGGCCTGGTCCACGGCGCTGGCAAGGCGCGTGCAGCCGGCCCGGCGTTCTCCTTTCCTGCGCGCTGGTTGCTTTCCCTCGGCGTCATCGGCCTTTGCTCCATGCTTGGCGAGGGCGCCGTCGCCGACTGGTCGGCCGTGTACCTGCGCGAGGTGCTGGGGACGAGCGAGGGCTACGCCGCGATGGGCTACGCCGCCTTCAGCTCGACCATGGCCGTGGGCCGCCTCGCTGGCGATCGCCTCACCGAGCGCCTCGGCGCCGGCACCTTGGTGCGCGCCGGAGGCTGGCTCTCCGCGGTGGGCCTCTGCGTGGCGCTGATCTCCGGCACCCCCGCGATGGGCGTCGTCGGCTTCGCTTGCGTCGGCGCCGGCCTCTCGATCGTCGCGCCCCTCGTGTTCGGCGCCGCCGGCCGCAATGCCAGGAACTCGGGCCAGGCCATCGCCGCCGTGACCACCACCAGCTACCTGGGCTTCTTCCTCGGCCCGCCACTCATCGGCTTGCTCAGCGATGCGCTCACCGTGCGCGGTGGCCTCGGCGTGGTCGTCGTCACCTCGGTCCTGATCGCCGTTCTCGCCAGCGTTCGCTCCACACGCCTGAACGGCACCTCTTCTCCCGAGGGAGAGGAAGGACGCCACGACGACCCGCTGGAAGAGCCGACCTGA
- a CDS encoding N-formylglutamate amidohydrolase, protein MLSAFEVIEPRRESPVVVEVPHAGLYLDPESLAWTVAPARSIGRDADLHVDALFADAPEAGATLLVARTSRLVVDLNRSESDVDCEAVEGGGMQHWPRGLIWRLTTDGDAVLSRRLPREELERRLSGIYRPYHARLAELLARKRARFGVAVLLCAHSMPSVARSGHAGAIPARADIVPGTRGRTSAAGLLIDEVDRHCRERGLSVRHDDPYRGGFSTAHYGRPDQRVHAVQIEIARRLYMDEQSLGLDTQGFDAMREFGRTLVTRLASPEFLERLRQLDVTA, encoded by the coding sequence GTGCTGTCCGCGTTCGAGGTGATCGAGCCCCGACGGGAGAGCCCGGTCGTGGTGGAGGTTCCCCACGCGGGGCTCTACCTCGATCCGGAGTCACTCGCGTGGACGGTGGCGCCAGCGCGGAGCATCGGCCGGGACGCCGATCTGCACGTGGATGCGCTGTTCGCGGATGCGCCAGAGGCCGGGGCGACGTTGCTCGTGGCCCGCACGAGCCGGCTGGTGGTGGATCTGAACCGCAGCGAGAGCGACGTCGACTGCGAGGCGGTCGAGGGCGGGGGGATGCAGCACTGGCCGCGGGGGCTGATCTGGCGGCTGACCACGGACGGGGATGCGGTGCTGTCGCGGCGCTTGCCGCGGGAAGAGCTGGAGCGGCGTCTGTCGGGGATCTATCGGCCCTACCACGCGCGGCTCGCGGAGCTGCTGGCGCGGAAGCGGGCCCGGTTCGGGGTGGCGGTGCTGCTCTGCGCGCACTCGATGCCGAGCGTGGCGCGCAGCGGTCATGCGGGGGCCATCCCGGCGCGGGCGGACATCGTGCCCGGGACGCGCGGCCGGACGAGTGCGGCTGGGCTGCTCATCGATGAGGTGGATCGGCACTGCCGGGAGAGGGGTCTCTCGGTGCGGCACGACGATCCTTACCGAGGGGGGTTCAGCACGGCCCACTACGGCAGGCCGGATCAGAGGGTGCACGCCGTGCAAATCGAGATTGCGCGCCGCCTGTACATGGACGAGCAATCGCTCGGATTGGATACTCAAGGTTTCGACGCCATGCGCGAGTTCGGTCGCACCCTGGTGACCCGTCTCGCGTCCCCCGAGTTCCTCGAGCGCCTGCGGCAGCTCGACGTGACCGCCTGA
- a CDS encoding serine/threonine protein kinase, protein MSAPNFAPGTPIAGKFTVRALLGYGGASATFRAMSADGREVALKAYAPMIGQRPDLMGQLQQYVAATNSLPADLAAHVLEAGYDQATAAPFTVTEFIPNPSVAQLVARRPMSPDEVSAMLRTLAAVLDAAHSREFFHLGLKPTNLFVDAHSPGNLKVTDFGTILARSVLPTQEGYVVAAPWMAPEQVQGGVPPSAATDVFSAALVAFYALVGRPYWRSCQGAPDLGSWQQEVLSPRVPASARANELGAPLDPGLDPIFARALALDPRERYRSMTEFAASFGGFPSGLGQANTLAIPSNSSAYAVDPGPPGPRGSDLSGGYPSVDALRAGGGFGGGAQAMPPGPDMPPSTQQTHVPLPGGAGQAGGAPRAPGGKAMPIVVGVAAVLLAIGAGTAWYLIGSSDSGATPEATNTASTSTPESPPPAETGAPTEAVATNETPPPTPPDDSAAKPEEPPAEDPATAKVPIKITCMPEACDTITINTKVESGDIQLAPGSYRLGAKRAGFVTHVETIVVEPGKPLEKEITLAAAPRQTTTTTQTPVATPTKQNCGKFLKKCK, encoded by the coding sequence GTGAGCGCACCGAACTTCGCACCCGGTACGCCCATCGCGGGCAAGTTCACCGTGCGGGCGCTGCTCGGCTACGGAGGCGCGTCCGCGACGTTCCGTGCCATGTCGGCGGATGGGCGGGAGGTGGCCCTCAAGGCGTACGCGCCGATGATCGGGCAGCGGCCCGATCTGATGGGGCAGCTCCAGCAGTACGTGGCCGCGACGAACTCGCTGCCGGCGGACCTGGCCGCGCACGTCCTGGAGGCTGGCTACGATCAGGCGACGGCGGCGCCGTTCACGGTCACGGAGTTCATCCCGAACCCGTCGGTGGCACAGCTCGTGGCGCGTCGGCCGATGTCCCCCGACGAGGTGAGCGCGATGCTGCGCACGCTGGCGGCGGTGCTGGACGCGGCGCACAGCCGGGAGTTCTTCCACCTGGGGCTCAAGCCGACGAACCTCTTCGTGGACGCGCACTCACCGGGCAACCTGAAGGTCACCGACTTCGGGACGATCCTGGCGCGGAGCGTGCTGCCGACGCAGGAGGGGTACGTCGTTGCGGCGCCGTGGATGGCGCCGGAGCAGGTGCAAGGCGGCGTGCCGCCCAGCGCAGCGACGGACGTGTTCTCGGCGGCGCTGGTGGCGTTCTATGCGCTGGTGGGGCGGCCGTACTGGCGCTCGTGCCAGGGGGCGCCCGATCTGGGCTCGTGGCAGCAGGAGGTCCTGTCGCCGCGGGTGCCGGCGTCCGCGCGCGCCAACGAGCTGGGTGCGCCGCTCGATCCCGGGCTGGATCCGATCTTCGCGCGCGCGCTGGCGCTCGATCCGCGGGAGCGTTACCGCTCGATGACGGAGTTCGCGGCGTCGTTCGGAGGGTTCCCGAGTGGGCTCGGTCAGGCGAACACGCTGGCGATCCCGAGCAACTCGTCGGCGTACGCGGTGGATCCTGGGCCTCCTGGGCCGAGGGGGAGCGATCTCTCCGGTGGGTATCCGTCGGTCGACGCGCTGCGAGCGGGAGGTGGTTTCGGAGGCGGGGCGCAGGCCATGCCGCCGGGTCCGGACATGCCGCCTTCGACGCAGCAGACGCACGTGCCGCTGCCCGGTGGCGCCGGTCAAGCGGGCGGCGCGCCGCGCGCTCCTGGCGGGAAGGCGATGCCGATCGTGGTGGGCGTGGCCGCGGTGCTGCTGGCGATCGGGGCAGGGACGGCCTGGTACCTGATCGGAAGCTCCGACAGTGGCGCGACGCCCGAGGCGACGAACACGGCCAGCACGTCGACGCCCGAGTCTCCGCCGCCGGCCGAGACCGGCGCACCGACGGAGGCGGTGGCGACCAACGAGACGCCTCCGCCAACGCCCCCCGACGACAGCGCCGCGAAGCCCGAGGAGCCTCCGGCCGAGGATCCGGCGACGGCGAAGGTGCCGATCAAGATCACGTGCATGCCAGAGGCGTGCGACACGATCACGATCAACACCAAGGTGGAGAGCGGGGACATCCAGCTCGCCCCCGGGAGCTACCGTCTCGGGGCGAAGCGCGCGGGCTTCGTCACGCACGTGGAGACGATCGTGGTCGAGCCGGGCAAGCCGTTGGAGAAGGAGATCACGCTCGCCGCGGCTCCCAGGCAGACGACGACGACGACGCAGACGCCCGTCGCCACGCCCACCAAACAGAACTGCGGGAAGTTCCTCAAGAAGTGCAAGTGA
- the rpmB gene encoding 50S ribosomal protein L28, which produces MARSDITGKRKLLAQNVSHSNIKTKRWQHVNIQTRRLWVPELNRFVTLKVTTRDIRTIDKIGLLAYAQRYGVAL; this is translated from the coding sequence ATGGCGAGAAGCGATATCACCGGGAAGCGCAAGCTGCTGGCGCAGAACGTGTCTCACTCCAACATCAAGACGAAGCGCTGGCAGCACGTGAACATCCAGACGCGCCGGCTCTGGGTGCCTGAGCTGAACCGCTTCGTGACGCTGAAGGTGACGACGCGCGACATCCGCACGATCGACAAGATCGGCCTGCTCGCGTACGCCCAGCGTTACGGCGTCGCCCTCTGA
- a CDS encoding ABC transporter permease, which produces MRGALLVARRELSAYLRSLLGYIVAAGALLIEGIYFQAYGLGSGPKLSSEVLLRFLDGTCVVTMVAALILSMRLVAGEREHGTLVLLRTAPIRDGEIIAGKFLAAFALIGLMTLTTVYMPLLIFVNGKVSIGHILTGYAGVLLAGGAALSIGIFASTLASNQVVAMIGGAAILVTLALLFWVARVTEPPVNDFLFALNLYPQRQRPFLNGVLRLENVLYYVAVAYFFLLAATHTLKARRWR; this is translated from the coding sequence ATGAGAGGGGCGCTGCTCGTCGCGCGGAGAGAACTCTCCGCGTACCTTCGATCGCTGCTCGGCTACATCGTGGCCGCAGGGGCGCTGCTGATCGAGGGGATCTACTTTCAGGCGTACGGGCTCGGGTCGGGGCCGAAGCTGTCGTCGGAGGTGCTGCTCCGGTTCCTGGACGGGACCTGTGTGGTGACCATGGTGGCGGCGCTGATCTTGAGCATGCGGCTGGTCGCCGGAGAGCGGGAGCACGGGACGCTGGTGCTGCTGCGCACGGCGCCGATCCGTGACGGGGAGATCATCGCCGGGAAGTTCCTGGCGGCGTTCGCTCTGATCGGGCTGATGACGCTGACGACGGTGTACATGCCGCTCCTGATCTTCGTGAACGGGAAGGTGTCGATCGGGCACATTCTGACCGGCTACGCGGGCGTGCTGCTCGCGGGCGGGGCGGCGCTGTCGATCGGGATCTTCGCGTCGACCCTGGCGTCGAACCAGGTGGTGGCGATGATCGGGGGCGCAGCGATCCTGGTGACGCTGGCGCTCCTGTTCTGGGTGGCCCGGGTGACGGAGCCGCCGGTGAACGACTTCCTGTTCGCGCTGAACCTGTACCCGCAGCGGCAGCGGCCGTTCCTGAACGGGGTGCTGCGGCTGGAGAACGTCCTCTACTACGTGGCCGTGGCTTACTTCTTCTTGCTGGCCGCGACGCACACGCTGAAGGCGCGGAGGTGGCGGTGA
- a CDS encoding Gldg family protein, which yields MKDEKDPKSAAADEKASAKAAETKAPVKAHAAPAAFQVQPGAWMVPAYLGALLLLFLGERVVPTFDAARYTLSGIGVALVALVTALRFVAALRERGERAAIERALALLSLLGLVAIGLYFSTTDTGRALLGVAKAAPETRARIHGATTVGWIGLLVVATLPMFFGELALAPMRRAPQLEGRRVRAATLSAMALSFAAVYTALFVYAAGELDIKADFSYFRTSRASESTLKVAQSLTEPVKVTAFFPQLNEVGVEVEGYLRELAKGAPSLEVEVQDRLVVPALAKEAKVTQDGVIVLTRGPARELVTVGADIKTAAAKLKTLDADFQKALLKVVRSQRTAYFTVGHGELNEATGAEAKEGRSAKNLRKLLESQNYVVKDLGLGQGLGSEIPKDAFLVIVLGPAKALLPEEVAALKRFADEGGKLLMGLDPDAKVDLDPLAEIVGLTWKPTPLANDKVYVRRRYNDADRSNLVSTRYSSHASVSTLSRNAARAPTLFPGVSSLDKREGGSEKVDFTIKSMGETFEDPNGNFTFDADGEKRSTYNLAAAVSKEIGGEGNDKKELRAFVVADADALSDAAFGNDPNVVLVLDAIRWLGGEESFAGTITTAEDARIEHTKEKDQLWFWGTIALGPAVVLGLGLIVTRRGRRGRSA from the coding sequence GTGAAGGACGAGAAGGATCCGAAGTCGGCTGCGGCCGACGAGAAGGCTTCCGCGAAGGCAGCCGAGACGAAGGCTCCGGTGAAGGCGCACGCAGCGCCGGCAGCGTTCCAGGTGCAGCCGGGTGCGTGGATGGTGCCGGCGTACCTGGGTGCGCTGTTGCTCCTGTTCCTCGGGGAGCGGGTGGTGCCGACGTTCGATGCGGCGCGGTACACGCTGTCCGGGATCGGCGTGGCGCTGGTGGCGCTGGTGACGGCGCTGCGCTTCGTGGCGGCGCTCCGGGAGCGCGGGGAGCGGGCGGCGATCGAGCGCGCGCTGGCGCTCCTGTCGCTGCTCGGGCTCGTGGCGATCGGGCTGTACTTCAGCACGACGGACACGGGGCGGGCGCTGCTCGGGGTGGCGAAGGCGGCGCCGGAGACGCGGGCGCGCATCCACGGGGCGACCACGGTGGGGTGGATCGGGCTGCTCGTGGTGGCGACGCTGCCGATGTTCTTCGGGGAGCTGGCCCTCGCGCCGATGCGGCGGGCGCCTCAGCTCGAAGGGCGGCGGGTCCGCGCGGCGACGTTGTCGGCGATGGCGCTGTCGTTCGCGGCGGTCTACACGGCGCTGTTCGTGTACGCGGCGGGTGAACTCGACATCAAGGCGGACTTCTCGTACTTCCGCACGTCGCGGGCGAGCGAGTCGACGCTGAAGGTGGCGCAGTCGCTGACCGAGCCGGTGAAGGTGACGGCGTTCTTCCCTCAGCTCAACGAGGTGGGGGTGGAGGTCGAGGGCTACCTGCGCGAGCTCGCGAAGGGCGCGCCGAGCCTGGAGGTCGAGGTGCAGGATCGGCTGGTCGTGCCGGCCCTGGCCAAGGAAGCGAAGGTCACCCAGGACGGGGTCATCGTGCTGACGCGCGGGCCTGCACGGGAGCTGGTGACGGTCGGCGCCGACATCAAGACGGCGGCGGCGAAGCTGAAGACGCTCGACGCGGACTTCCAGAAGGCGCTGCTCAAGGTGGTGCGCTCGCAGCGGACGGCGTACTTCACCGTCGGCCACGGGGAGCTGAACGAGGCCACGGGCGCGGAGGCGAAGGAGGGCAGGAGCGCGAAGAACCTGCGCAAGCTGCTCGAGTCGCAGAACTACGTGGTGAAGGACCTGGGCCTCGGGCAAGGGCTGGGGAGCGAGATCCCGAAGGACGCGTTCCTGGTGATCGTGCTCGGGCCGGCGAAGGCGCTCCTGCCGGAAGAGGTCGCGGCGCTGAAGCGCTTCGCCGACGAGGGCGGGAAGCTCCTCATGGGGCTCGATCCGGACGCGAAGGTGGACCTGGATCCGCTGGCGGAGATCGTGGGCCTCACCTGGAAGCCCACGCCACTGGCGAACGACAAGGTCTACGTGCGGCGTCGGTACAACGACGCGGACCGCTCGAACCTGGTGAGCACGCGGTACTCGTCGCACGCTTCGGTGTCGACGCTGAGCCGCAACGCGGCGCGGGCACCGACGCTGTTCCCCGGGGTGTCGTCGCTCGACAAGCGCGAGGGCGGGAGCGAGAAGGTCGACTTCACCATCAAGTCGATGGGGGAGACGTTCGAGGATCCGAACGGGAACTTCACGTTCGACGCCGACGGCGAGAAGCGGTCGACGTACAACCTGGCGGCAGCGGTCTCGAAGGAGATCGGCGGCGAGGGGAACGACAAGAAGGAGCTGCGGGCGTTCGTGGTCGCCGACGCGGACGCGCTGAGCGACGCGGCGTTCGGCAACGATCCCAACGTGGTGCTGGTGCTGGATGCGATCCGGTGGCTGGGCGGCGAGGAGAGCTTCGCCGGCACGATCACGACGGCGGAAGACGCGCGGATCGAGCACACGAAGGAGAAGGATCAGCTCTGGTTCTGGGGGACCATCGCGCTCGGGCCGGCCGTGGTGCTGGGCCTGGGGCTCATCGTGACGCGCCGTGGTCGGCGTGGGAGGAGCGCATGA